In Salmonella enterica subsp. enterica serovar Typhimurium str. LT2, a single window of DNA contains:
- the argD gene encoding acetylornithine transaminase (NAcOATase and DapATase; similar to E. coli acetylornithine delta-aminotransferase (AAC76384.1); Blastp hit to AAC76384.1 (406 aa), 91% identity in aa 1 - 404): MATEQTAITRATFDEVILPVYAPADFIPVKGKGSRVWDQQGKEYIDFAGGIAVTALGHCHPALVEALKSQGETLWHTSNVFTNEPALRLGRKLIDATFAERVLFMNSGTEANETAFKLARHYACVRHSPFKTKIIAFHNAFHGRSLFTVSVGGQPKYSDGFGPKPADIIHVPFNDLHAVKAVMDDHTCAVVVEPIQGEGGVQAATPEFLKGLRDLCDEHQALLVFDEVQCGMGRTGDLFAYMHYGVTPDILTSAKALGGGFPVSAMLTTQEIASAFHVGSHGSTYGGNPLACAVAGAAFDIINTPEVLQGIHTKRQQFVQHLQAIDEQFDIFSDIRGMGLLIGAELKPKYKGRARDFLYAGAEAGVMVLNAGADVMRFAPSLVVEEADIHEGMQRFAQAVGKVVA, encoded by the coding sequence ATGGCAACTGAACAAACGGCTATTACGCGCGCAACTTTTGATGAGGTGATTCTGCCTGTTTATGCACCGGCGGACTTTATTCCGGTCAAAGGTAAAGGCAGCCGAGTATGGGATCAGCAGGGCAAAGAGTATATTGATTTCGCCGGCGGGATTGCAGTGACTGCGCTGGGCCATTGCCATCCGGCGCTGGTCGAGGCGCTGAAATCCCAGGGGGAAACCTTGTGGCATACCAGTAACGTTTTTACCAATGAACCAGCGTTGCGTCTGGGACGTAAACTGATCGACGCCACGTTTGCCGAGCGCGTGCTGTTTATGAATTCCGGCACCGAAGCGAACGAAACCGCTTTTAAACTGGCGCGTCATTATGCCTGCGTGCGCCATAGCCCGTTCAAAACGAAAATCATTGCCTTCCATAACGCTTTTCATGGCCGTTCCTTGTTTACCGTCTCTGTAGGCGGGCAGCCGAAATATTCCGACGGCTTTGGGCCGAAACCCGCCGATATTATTCACGTTCCCTTCAACGATCTTCATGCGGTGAAAGCGGTAATGGATGACCACACCTGCGCGGTGGTGGTCGAGCCGATTCAGGGTGAAGGCGGCGTGCAGGCGGCTACACCGGAATTCCTCAAAGGGTTACGCGACCTGTGTGACGAGCATCAGGCGTTGCTGGTGTTTGATGAAGTGCAGTGTGGGATGGGGCGCACCGGAGACCTGTTTGCCTATATGCACTACGGCGTCACGCCGGATATCCTCACCAGCGCCAAAGCGTTAGGCGGCGGTTTTCCGGTGAGCGCCATGCTGACCACGCAGGAAATAGCCTCGGCCTTCCATGTAGGTTCGCATGGTTCAACCTATGGCGGCAATCCGCTGGCCTGTGCGGTGGCTGGCGCGGCATTCGATATTATTAATACGCCAGAGGTACTACAAGGCATTCACACTAAGCGGCAACAGTTTGTGCAACATTTGCAGGCGATTGACGAGCAATTTGACATTTTCAGCGATATTCGCGGCATGGGGCTGCTGATTGGCGCGGAACTGAAGCCGAAGTACAAAGGTCGGGCGCGCGATTTTCTGTACGCAGGCGCGGAGGCCGGCGTGATGGTGCTCAATGCCGGAGCCGACGTGATGCGTTTTGCCCCGTCGCTGGTGGTGGAAGAGGCGGATATCCATGAAGGAATGCAGCGCTTTGCGCAGGCGGTAGGGAAGGTGGTGGCCTGA
- the pabA gene encoding p-aminobenzoate synthetase component II (para-aminobenzoate synthase glutamine amidotransferase component II. (SW:PABA_SALTY)), with product MILLIDNYDSFTWNLYQYFCELGAEVQVRRNDALTLAHIDALNPQKIVISPGPCTPNDAGISLAVIRHYAGRIPMLGVCLGHQAMAQAFGASVVRAAKVMHGKTSPVTHNGQGVFRGLPSPLTVTRYHSLIVDPATLPECFEITAWSETQEIMGIRHREWDLEGVQFHPESILSEQGHALLKNFLRR from the coding sequence ATGATCCTGCTTATCGATAACTATGATTCCTTTACCTGGAACCTCTACCAGTATTTTTGTGAACTGGGCGCGGAAGTGCAGGTCCGGCGCAATGATGCGCTAACGCTGGCGCACATTGACGCTTTGAACCCGCAAAAAATCGTTATCTCTCCTGGCCCCTGTACGCCGAATGACGCTGGCATTTCACTGGCGGTCATCCGCCATTATGCCGGACGTATTCCGATGCTGGGCGTTTGCCTGGGTCATCAGGCGATGGCGCAGGCCTTTGGTGCGTCGGTAGTGCGGGCAGCGAAAGTGATGCACGGTAAAACGTCACCTGTTACGCATAATGGACAGGGCGTGTTTCGGGGATTGCCCAGCCCGTTAACCGTGACACGTTACCACTCGCTGATTGTCGACCCTGCCACGTTGCCTGAGTGTTTTGAGATCACCGCCTGGAGCGAAACGCAGGAGATTATGGGCATTCGCCACCGCGAGTGGGATCTGGAAGGCGTGCAGTTCCACCCGGAAAGTATTCTCAGCGAACAAGGACACGCTCTGCTGAAAAATTTCCTCCGGCGTTGA
- the fic gene encoding putative cell filamentation protein (stationary phase induced gene; affects cell division; cell filamentation protein FIC. (SW:FIC_SALTY)) — translation MSDKFGEGRDPYLYPGLNVMRNRLGIHQAQRLAQAAYEMTALRAATIELGPLVRGLPHLCAIHRQLYQDIFDWAGQLREVDIYQGDTRFCHFAYIEKEGNALMQDLEEEGYLVGLAHEKFVERLAHYYCEINVLHPFRFGSGLAQRIFFEQLALHAGYALSWQGIAVETWKQANQSGAMGDLSALRAIFQKAISEARETE, via the coding sequence ATGAGCGATAAATTTGGCGAAGGACGCGATCCGTACCTCTATCCGGGGCTGAATGTGATGCGTAATCGGCTGGGGATTCATCAGGCCCAGCGACTGGCGCAAGCGGCATACGAAATGACCGCGCTCCGCGCCGCTACGATTGAACTGGGGCCGCTGGTACGCGGCTTGCCTCATCTGTGCGCGATTCATCGCCAGCTCTATCAGGATATTTTCGACTGGGCAGGGCAACTGCGGGAGGTCGATATTTACCAGGGCGATACCCGTTTTTGCCACTTTGCCTATATCGAAAAAGAGGGCAACGCTCTGATGCAGGATCTGGAAGAAGAGGGCTACCTGGTTGGTCTGGCGCACGAGAAGTTTGTCGAGCGGCTGGCGCATTACTACTGTGAAATTAATGTGCTTCATCCGTTTCGTTTTGGGAGCGGGTTGGCGCAGCGCATCTTCTTTGAACAACTGGCGCTACATGCAGGCTACGCGCTGAGTTGGCAAGGTATTGCGGTTGAAACATGGAAGCAGGCGAACCAGAGCGGCGCGATGGGCGATCTCTCCGCTTTGCGGGCGATTTTTCAGAAAGCGATAAGCGAAGCTCGCGAAACTGAGTAA
- the yhfG gene encoding putative cytoplasmic protein (hypothetical 6.8 Kda protein in fic-ppiA intergenic region. (SW:YHFG_SALTY)), producing MKKLTDKQKSRFWEQRRNVNFQQSRRLEGIEIPLVTLTADEALVRLDELRRHYER from the coding sequence GTGAAGAAACTTACCGATAAACAAAAGTCACGCTTTTGGGAGCAACGGCGCAACGTTAACTTCCAGCAAAGCCGCCGTCTCGAAGGTATTGAGATCCCCTTAGTAACCCTGACTGCCGACGAAGCGCTGGTACGTCTTGACGAGCTTCGGAGGCACTATGAGCGATAA
- the ppiA gene encoding peptidyl-prolyl cis-trans isomerase A (peptidyl-prolyl cis-trans isomerase A. (SW:PPIA_SALTY)): MLKSTLAAVAAVFALSALSPAALAAKGDPHVLLTTSAGNIELELNSQKAPVSVKNFVDYVNSGFYNNTTFHRVIPGFMIQGGGFNEQMQQKKPNPPIKNEADNGLRNTRGTIAMARTADKDSATSQFFINVADNAFLDHGQRDFGYAVFGKVVKGMDVADKISQVPTHDVGPYQNVPTKPVVILSAKVLP; encoded by the coding sequence ATGCTCAAATCGACTCTGGCGGCTGTCGCAGCTGTTTTCGCTCTTTCTGCTCTTTCTCCCGCAGCGTTGGCAGCAAAAGGCGATCCTCATGTGCTGTTAACCACCTCCGCCGGGAATATTGAGCTGGAGCTGAACAGCCAGAAAGCGCCGGTTTCTGTGAAAAACTTTGTCGATTACGTCAACAGTGGTTTCTATAACAACACTACGTTTCACCGCGTTATTCCTGGCTTTATGATTCAGGGTGGTGGTTTTAACGAGCAGATGCAGCAGAAGAAACCGAATCCGCCTATTAAGAATGAAGCCGACAACGGTCTGCGTAATACTCGCGGCACGATCGCGATGGCGCGCACCGCAGATAAAGACAGCGCCACCAGCCAGTTCTTTATTAACGTCGCGGATAACGCTTTTCTCGACCACGGCCAGCGCGACTTTGGCTATGCGGTATTTGGTAAAGTGGTAAAAGGTATGGATGTCGCCGATAAAATCTCACAGGTACCGACGCACGATGTCGGGCCTTATCAGAATGTGCCGACAAAACCAGTCGTTATCCTTTCCGCGAAAGTCCTGCCATAA